One region of Glutamicibacter sp. B1 genomic DNA includes:
- a CDS encoding gluconeogenesis factor YvcK family protein translates to MAFATGPISIQGLTRGSEQRNPSVVALGGGHGLSSSLSALRRLTTDLTAVVTVADDGGSSGRLRGSFDVLPPGDLRMALAALCDDNDWGRTWRDVMQHRFASDVNQDEPLNGHAVGNLLILALWELLDNPVAGLRWAGALLGARGQVLPMSTVPLSINGEVLESDDNESLVRRRIVGQAKLARAGSGGLVTNVHLEPADAPACAEALESIELADWVILGPGSWYTSVLPHLLLPDMRQAIASTTAKKLLTMNLSVDTEETAGMDAAAHLEVLGRYAPGVTFDAIIADESKIHNRERFELAAQKLGARVFFSTVGVSDGRAVHDPLRLAAAYHEVFTAIGS, encoded by the coding sequence ATGGCTTTTGCAACTGGTCCAATTTCCATTCAGGGCCTTACCAGAGGTAGCGAACAACGTAATCCATCGGTGGTTGCCCTCGGTGGGGGACATGGTCTTTCCTCTTCGTTGTCAGCTCTTCGTAGGCTAACTACGGATCTGACTGCTGTGGTTACTGTCGCTGATGATGGCGGAAGTTCAGGCCGTCTGCGTGGTTCCTTTGACGTTCTGCCACCAGGCGATTTACGTATGGCTCTGGCTGCCCTCTGTGATGACAACGATTGGGGTCGCACTTGGCGAGATGTCATGCAACATCGGTTTGCGTCAGACGTTAATCAGGACGAACCACTGAACGGTCATGCGGTGGGAAACCTACTGATTTTGGCCCTGTGGGAACTACTGGATAACCCCGTGGCTGGTCTGCGTTGGGCAGGGGCGTTACTTGGTGCCCGAGGTCAGGTTTTGCCCATGAGCACCGTGCCGTTATCCATTAACGGCGAAGTTCTAGAGTCCGACGATAACGAGTCCTTGGTGCGTCGACGAATCGTGGGTCAAGCTAAGTTGGCTCGCGCTGGTTCCGGGGGATTAGTCACAAATGTTCACCTTGAACCAGCGGATGCACCGGCTTGCGCGGAAGCATTAGAGTCTATTGAACTGGCAGATTGGGTGATTCTCGGTCCTGGTTCTTGGTACACATCGGTGCTTCCACATTTGTTACTTCCAGACATGCGTCAGGCTATTGCTTCCACGACAGCGAAGAAACTACTGACCATGAACCTGTCGGTGGATACTGAGGAAACTGCTGGCATGGATGCCGCAGCGCACCTGGAAGTGCTCGGTCGGTATGCGCCAGGGGTGACTTTTGACGCGATCATCGCTGATGAGTCCAAGATTCATAATCGTGAGAGATTTGAGCTGGCAGCGCAAAAACTCGGCGCACGTGTCTTTTTT
- the rapZ gene encoding RNase adapter RapZ gives MTAEYEAVKPPESELVIVTGMSGAGRTTVAHALEDQGWYVVENLPPAMLGPLTELMSRSQGSIPKMAVVMDVRSKEMFPEIRDALAHLTSSGVKFRLVYLNASDEVLIRRFEQGRRPHPLQGDGRIVDGITLERGITEQLREAAEIILDSTAMSVHDLARSVNELFSESGPIILRINVMSFGFKYGLPTDANYVADVRFIPNPHWVPELRPQTGKDKEVSDYVLSQEGTKEFIENYLKALEPVFEGYRRENKHYATIAVGCTGGKHRSVATTIELGRRLAQFPNVRVNISHRDLGRE, from the coding sequence ATGACCGCTGAGTATGAAGCTGTAAAACCGCCTGAGTCGGAACTTGTGATCGTAACTGGCATGTCAGGTGCCGGTCGTACCACCGTTGCCCATGCTCTAGAAGACCAAGGGTGGTACGTGGTTGAGAACCTTCCACCAGCCATGCTTGGACCGCTGACCGAGCTAATGAGCCGGTCTCAGGGCTCGATTCCCAAGATGGCTGTCGTCATGGACGTCCGTTCAAAGGAAATGTTCCCAGAAATTCGAGATGCCCTGGCACATCTGACTTCCAGCGGCGTTAAATTTAGACTCGTTTACCTCAACGCCAGCGACGAAGTTCTCATCCGTCGTTTTGAACAGGGGCGTCGTCCGCACCCACTACAGGGTGACGGGCGAATTGTTGACGGTATTACCCTTGAACGCGGTATTACCGAACAGCTGAGGGAAGCAGCTGAAATCATCTTGGATTCAACCGCAATGTCAGTTCATGATCTGGCGCGCTCGGTTAATGAATTATTTAGCGAATCCGGTCCAATTATTCTTCGGATTAATGTCATGAGCTTTGGCTTCAAATACGGATTGCCGACCGACGCCAACTACGTCGCCGACGTTCGATTTATCCCTAACCCTCACTGGGTTCCTGAACTGCGCCCCCAGACCGGTAAGGACAAAGAAGTTTCAGATTATGTGCTGAGCCAAGAAGGTACCAAGGAGTTCATTGAGAACTACCTCAAGGCGTTGGAACCGGTGTTCGAAGGCTACCGCCGCGAGAACAAGCACTACGCCACTATTGCGGTGGGCTGCACCGGCGGTAAGCACCGCTCAGTAGCAACAACCATTGAGCTTGGACGGCGCCTTGCGCAGTTCCCTAACGTGCGCGTGAACATCAGTCACCGCGATTTGGGACGCGAGTAA
- the uvrC gene encoding excinuclease ABC subunit UvrC: MADPASYRPKTSDIPTKPGVYRFRDEHGRVIYVGKAKVLRNRLTSYFANPDRLTPKTRAMVFTAGSVEWTVVGSELEALQLEFVWIKEYNPRFNIVFRDDKTYPYLAVTLNEKYPRALVMRGDKRKGVKYFGPFYPAKAIRETLDTLLRVFPVRSCAPGVFNRAEASGRPCLLGYIDKCSAPCVGRISEEDHRQLADDLCTFMNGEATKFTKALTTKMQEAVAELEYEKAARYRDDIAALNRVFERNAVVLDDRTEADIFGVHGDELEAAVQVFHVRDGRIRSQRGWVVEKVADASDAEFVEQLLTQIYADHADRIPREILVPALPEDINDVTTWLSELRGSKVSLRVAQRGDKAALAGTVKENAEQALRLHKSKRAGDITTRSLAMQELQEALGAEQALLRIECYDASHTQGTNVVASMVVFEDGLPKKSEYRKFSITGEAARDDTASMYDVIYRRFSRYLKEKVDPSVFVTGAVEDGTTGEMEKKKFSYPPSLVIVDGGPPQVAAAQKAMDDLGIDDIQVVGLAKRLEELWLPDDPFPVILPRASAALYLVQRLRDEAHRFAITFHREKRAKSMISSELDAIPGLGKAKQTALRKHFGSMKKIRSASIEELCEVPGIGEKLATIIKENLEDASLSGVNMTTGEIVD, encoded by the coding sequence ATGGCTGATCCAGCAAGTTACCGTCCGAAAACCTCGGATATTCCAACCAAACCAGGCGTTTACCGCTTCCGCGATGAACATGGCCGCGTGATCTATGTTGGAAAAGCCAAGGTCCTCCGTAATCGGTTAACCTCCTATTTTGCTAACCCTGACCGGTTGACGCCCAAAACACGGGCTATGGTATTTACCGCGGGTAGCGTCGAGTGGACTGTAGTCGGCTCGGAGCTAGAGGCGCTGCAGTTGGAATTCGTTTGGATCAAGGAATATAACCCTCGATTTAACATCGTTTTCCGAGACGACAAGACCTACCCGTACCTTGCTGTCACGCTCAATGAAAAATACCCCAGAGCACTCGTTATGCGTGGCGATAAGCGCAAGGGTGTCAAATATTTTGGGCCTTTTTATCCAGCCAAGGCTATTCGCGAAACTCTCGATACGCTCTTACGCGTCTTCCCCGTTCGAAGTTGCGCTCCGGGAGTGTTCAACCGGGCAGAAGCATCAGGCCGACCCTGCCTGCTGGGATATATCGATAAGTGTTCGGCACCGTGCGTGGGAAGAATTAGCGAAGAAGACCACCGTCAACTCGCCGATGACTTATGCACGTTCATGAACGGTGAAGCCACAAAATTCACCAAGGCCCTGACGACTAAGATGCAAGAAGCAGTCGCTGAACTTGAGTACGAAAAGGCTGCTCGATACCGCGATGACATCGCTGCACTGAATCGCGTCTTTGAACGCAACGCTGTGGTCCTTGACGATCGCACTGAGGCCGACATCTTTGGTGTGCATGGAGACGAACTTGAAGCCGCAGTTCAGGTATTCCATGTGCGCGACGGCCGCATCCGTTCGCAACGAGGATGGGTCGTTGAAAAAGTTGCCGACGCTTCCGACGCCGAATTCGTCGAGCAGCTCTTGACGCAGATTTATGCCGACCATGCGGATCGGATTCCACGCGAAATTCTCGTACCTGCATTGCCAGAAGACATCAATGATGTCACCACCTGGCTTTCGGAGCTACGCGGTTCGAAGGTATCTCTGCGTGTGGCACAGCGGGGGGACAAAGCAGCCCTAGCCGGCACCGTGAAAGAGAACGCGGAGCAAGCTTTACGATTGCATAAATCAAAGCGAGCCGGTGATATCACGACCCGTTCTTTGGCAATGCAAGAACTGCAAGAAGCACTCGGGGCCGAGCAAGCATTGCTGCGTATCGAATGCTACGACGCGTCCCACACTCAGGGCACGAACGTTGTGGCATCAATGGTGGTCTTTGAAGATGGACTTCCAAAAAAGAGCGAATACCGAAAATTTTCCATCACGGGTGAAGCCGCACGCGATGATACTGCCAGCATGTACGACGTGATCTATCGGCGTTTTAGCCGGTATCTCAAAGAGAAGGTCGACCCGTCAGTCTTCGTCACCGGGGCAGTAGAGGACGGCACAACAGGTGAGATGGAAAAGAAGAAATTCTCCTACCCACCGTCCTTGGTCATTGTTGATGGTGGTCCACCTCAGGTTGCTGCGGCGCAAAAAGCCATGGACGACTTAGGGATCGATGACATCCAAGTGGTTGGACTCGCCAAACGCTTGGAAGAGCTGTGGCTTCCCGATGACCCATTCCCGGTTATTCTTCCGCGTGCCTCGGCAGCACTCTATCTTGTGCAGCGACTTCGCGACGAGGCTCACCGTTTTGCAATCACCTTCCACCGCGAAAAGCGAGCAAAATCGATGATCTCCTCCGAACTAGACGCGATTCCCGGACTCGGCAAAGCTAAGCAAACAGCACTGCGTAAGCATTTTGGCTCAATGAAAAAGATCCGTTCGGCAAGCATTGAAGAGCTGTGCGAAGTTCCAGGTATCGGTGAGAAACTTGCGACCATCATCAAAGAAAACCTTGAAGATGCTTCACTTAGCGGTGTGAATATGACGACTGGCGAAATTGTCGACTAG
- a CDS encoding lysophospholipid acyltransferase family protein, whose translation MSIYTMTRASIRGIIHGVCRAEVTGLENVPKEGGFIVASNHLSFFDSLIIQALTPRDVAFFAKAEYFTTPGIKGRLMKNFFESVGSIPVQRGEQAASVAALDSLVDIIEEGGGIGIYPEGTRSRDGKLYRGRTGVGWLALTTGVPVVPVGLIGTEKLQPAGSKGFKPAKFHIHYGEPLHFDQLGRKHPLPQRRQATDQIVDAIAELSGQERVDSYNQLPPDAK comes from the coding sequence ATGAGCATCTACACCATGACCCGCGCCTCGATTCGCGGAATTATCCATGGCGTTTGTCGCGCCGAAGTAACCGGACTTGAGAATGTGCCCAAAGAGGGCGGATTCATCGTTGCTTCGAATCACCTTTCATTTTTTGACTCGCTAATTATCCAGGCACTGACTCCTCGCGATGTTGCCTTCTTTGCGAAGGCGGAGTACTTCACCACCCCAGGCATCAAGGGACGGCTGATGAAGAACTTCTTCGAATCAGTTGGCTCAATTCCTGTGCAACGTGGTGAACAAGCTGCTTCAGTGGCTGCGCTGGACTCTTTGGTTGACATTATCGAAGAAGGCGGCGGCATCGGCATTTACCCCGAAGGGACCCGTTCGCGAGACGGCAAACTCTACCGTGGGCGTACCGGCGTGGGTTGGCTCGCACTGACCACTGGCGTCCCTGTAGTTCCAGTGGGCCTCATTGGAACCGAGAAATTGCAGCCAGCAGGTTCAAAAGGTTTCAAGCCAGCAAAATTCCATATTCATTACGGTGAACCACTGCACTTCGATCAGCTGGGCCGCAAACATCCGCTACCTCAGCGTCGTCAAGCGACGGACCAGATCGTGGATGCTATTGCTGAGCTTTCTGGCCAAGAGCGTGTGGATTCATACAACCAGTTACCTCCAGACGCGAAATAA